In Acidobacteriota bacterium, the genomic window CGTGTCCGACGCCGCCCGCGGCTTCCTTCGCGCTGCAACCATCGGTGAGATGGATGAGGGCGAGGTTCGAGTCGCCAACCTTGGAACCCAGCGGCAGTATTCGGTGCGCGAACTACTCGACCGACTTCGCGCCGTGACCGGCGCCGAGTTCGACATCGAGCTGGATCGAGCCCGGTTGCGCGCCAGCGATCGACCGTCGTTGTTGGCGGATCGGACACGGATGGCGGAGTGGTTCGACTGGACTCCGGGGTACGAGATCGATCAGACGCTGGAACGCACCTGGGCGCAGCCCGATCTTCCGCGCAGCCTCATCCAGAAGTACCCGCCTGCCGAATGAAGATCCTCGCCGCCGTCGTGATCCCGCCGCATCTGTCCGTGAGCGGCGCGGTGACGGCAGCCCTGGCGTTGAGCGAGGCGATCGCCGACACCCAGCAGGTCGATATCGCCCTGATGGCCTACGACGAGAGCACGTCTTCGCTGGGCAAGGCACGGTTGCTACGCCGCCGCGCCCGGAACCCTCTTCGTTGGACTCGGGGGATCTTGCCCGATCGATTTCGCACGTTGTTCTGGTCTTCGGATATTCCGCGGCTGGTCGCCCGCGGCGCCTACGACCTGGTCCACCTCCACAACCCGATCCCCGCCCTCGAGCTTCGACGCATCGCTCGAGCATGCAAACGAGCCGGAGTTCCGTACGTCATCTCGACTCACGGTTTTGTCGAAGTCGCCGGTGGCGCCGGGTCTTATGGTCTGAGGGGCGTCCGTCGTGTTGCCTGGGATTGGTTCGTTCGCCGCCCCTTCGAGGAGGTGGTCCGCAACGCCTCACGCCTGCTGGCCCTGTCGCCCGAGGAGCGGCCGATCCTTCATCGGCTGGGTGTTCACGACGACGACATTCGCATCGTGACCAACGGCGTGGACGCTGCAACCTACGACGCCGTGCCCGACGCCGACCTCGCCGCGTTTCGCGATCGGTTTGACCTGCCGAAACCCTCGGCCATGGATCCGCCGGTCTGTGCGTTCCTGGGCAACCACACAAGTAACAAGGGCATCGATGTGCTGCTCGACGGGTTCTGCCGACAGGACCTGCCGTTCCTGTTGGTCGTCGGGGGTATGATGAAACCGCACAACGTCCGCTACGACGACTACGCGAGCCATCGCGATCCAGGCTGCCGACAACGGATCGTGTTCACCGACCTGCTGGAGGATCGCGAGGCCCGTGCGTTGATGCGACTGGCGGATCTGTTCGTCTTCCCGACCCGTGCCGACACCCTTCCATTGGTCATCCTCGAGGCCATGGCCAGTGAGACAACCGTGCTGGCGACACGCGTAGGCGGGATCCCCTACCAGATCGACGAGACCTGCGGACGCCTGATCCCACCCGGCGATCCGGACGCGCTGGGACAAGCGTACCGCGATCTGTATGAACGTCGCAGTGAACTGTCGAGACTCGGACGGTCTGCCAGAGCCCGGGTCGAGAGCCGCTTCTCGTGGCCCGCATCGGCGACGTCCGCGATGGCTGCCTATCGGGAGTTGGTTTCGGACTGACGGAATCGGTCGTGGGCCACGGCCAGACCCGAGAAGGCCAGGGTCGGCACGACCACGAACGCGTAGTGCAGGGTGTTGTCCGTGATCGACGTCAACAGGACTGCGATCACCGCGAGGAATGCCGCAAGGTTCCAACGCACGCTATCCGCGGACCCCGCGTTCACGCCATCACGCCATCCGCGCCAGTGGTAGTGGACCAGAGAGAACCACGCGAGCATGAGCAGGACGACACCCACGGCACCGAGGTCATGAAACGCCTGCAGATACTCGTTGTGAGGATGGGCGGCATCGCGTGGTGCCGATATCGCCACATCTGCCACAACAATTCTTGCATTCCCCGGACCCCAGCCGAGTAGCGGTTGCTCGAGGGCGCTGTCCCAGACGTAACTCCAGCGCTCCGCACGACCCATCGTGTTCAGCGACGTGAAGGAGTCCGACAACGAGCCGGCACCGTCGAAGAAGAACCGTTGATGGATTGCCGGAACATAAGCGATCAGGAGCGCGCAGATGATGACGGCCATCACACCGCCGACCAACAGTTGACGACGTTTGTTGGGGTTCACTCGATGGACGGCCAGTAGAAGAATCCCGACCACGGCGGCCGTCCGCGACATCGTGAAGGCGATCAGCCCCAGCGCCAGCAACGCGGACGCCCGGGACACCCCACGCCACCGCGGTGAGATGGGTGCCCGCCAGATCGCGAGCGACGCGGCCAACGCGGTCAACAGGAATAGACTGGTGCCCCGTGGCGCCAGGACTCCGTAGGGACCCTCCAGCGTCATCTGTTCGTTGCCGGTTGCGAAGAGAACCACGTAAAGCGCGAACAACAGCGCGACACTACCGATCATCGTCCCACCGACCGCACGTGAAACGACGTCTACACGCCGTGCGGCATACCCCGCGACGAAGAACCCACACAGCCACGGCAGCGTGTAGAACAGGACATCCTTCAACCCCTCCGAATGGTACGCCGTCGTCCAGCGCAGCAGGACCGCAGCGATGAACAGCGTCATCGGCAGATAGGGTCGAATCTGCCTCATTTCTTTGAGATGGATCACGATCAGAACGGCCAGGAATCCGGCCACGAAGATCCAGCGAAGACCGGAGACGGTCATGTCGGTGGAACCCACCCTCAGCAGATCGAACGGCGTCTTCAATCCGGAGATCGCCGACCCCAGGAGCACGAACACGAGGAACGCCGTGGGACGCGCGAGAAACACGCCTGCGGCAATCCCCAGCGCGACGAGAGCGGCGACGAACGGTAGCAGGCTTGAGGATGCGAACGAGAGACCGATGGAAACGAGCAGACACAGTCCGATCCCGAACGCGTAGACCCGCGCGAGGGATGTGCCACCGGTGTGAGCGGACTGTACGTGGCTCGTCACGGCTCTCCGGTGAGGCTCCTAGACGGCCCGATTGCGGGACAGGAGCACGAAAGGGGTCACCGCCATGATGGCGAGATCCATGCTTGTGCTGCGACGCTCAAGATAATACAGGTCGTACTGAATGTTGTCGTGGATGCTGAATGCACGATCAGCGCTGATCTGCCACAGGCCGGTGATCCCGGGCTTGACGGACAAACGTTGGCGCTGGATGTCGTCGTACCCGTCGACGACGAACGGCATCTCAGGCCGAGGCCCGACAAGACTCATCTCGCCTCGCAACACGTTGAAGAGTTGCGGTAGCTCGTCGATGCTCGTGCGAC contains:
- a CDS encoding glycosyltransferase family 4 protein, with the translated sequence MKILAAVVIPPHLSVSGAVTAALALSEAIADTQQVDIALMAYDESTSSLGKARLLRRRARNPLRWTRGILPDRFRTLFWSSDIPRLVARGAYDLVHLHNPIPALELRRIARACKRAGVPYVISTHGFVEVAGGAGSYGLRGVRRVAWDWFVRRPFEEVVRNASRLLALSPEERPILHRLGVHDDDIRIVTNGVDAATYDAVPDADLAAFRDRFDLPKPSAMDPPVCAFLGNHTSNKGIDVLLDGFCRQDLPFLLVVGGMMKPHNVRYDDYASHRDPGCRQRIVFTDLLEDREARALMRLADLFVFPTRADTLPLVILEAMASETTVLATRVGGIPYQIDETCGRLIPPGDPDALGQAYRDLYERRSELSRLGRSARARVESRFSWPASATSAMAAYRELVSD
- a CDS encoding O-antigen ligase family protein, with translation MTSHVQSAHTGGTSLARVYAFGIGLCLLVSIGLSFASSSLLPFVAALVALGIAAGVFLARPTAFLVFVLLGSAISGLKTPFDLLRVGSTDMTVSGLRWIFVAGFLAVLIVIHLKEMRQIRPYLPMTLFIAAVLLRWTTAYHSEGLKDVLFYTLPWLCGFFVAGYAARRVDVVSRAVGGTMIGSVALLFALYVVLFATGNEQMTLEGPYGVLAPRGTSLFLLTALAASLAIWRAPISPRWRGVSRASALLALGLIAFTMSRTAAVVGILLLAVHRVNPNKRRQLLVGGVMAVIICALLIAYVPAIHQRFFFDGAGSLSDSFTSLNTMGRAERWSYVWDSALEQPLLGWGPGNARIVVADVAISAPRDAAHPHNEYLQAFHDLGAVGVVLLMLAWFSLVHYHWRGWRDGVNAGSADSVRWNLAAFLAVIAVLLTSITDNTLHYAFVVVPTLAFSGLAVAHDRFRQSETNSR